Within Micromonospora parathelypteridis, the genomic segment CCGCCTGCCCGCGTACGCTGTCCAACTCGGCGCGTGACTCGACGCGCAGACAGGGGATGAGCAGCACCGGAACCTCGTGCAGGTGGTCCGCCAGGTGTTGCAGGCTGCCGGCGATGCGACTCCACTGCGCGGAGCCGAAGTTCATCCGGCTGAAGGCCGGGCCGGTGCCGCCCGAGGCCGGTGGTGGCGCCATCAGGCCGAGTCGCCACAGTCGGGCGACGGCGGCGCGGGTCTCCTGGTCTTCGACGAAGACGAAGTCCCAGCGTTGCCGGTTGCGGCCGCTGGGTGCCTGAAGCGCGATGCGGAGGCAGTCCTCGATCACGTCACGGGGGACCGGGCGTTCCAGGTCGAGACGCTTGCGGACGGCGCGGGTCGTGCTCAGGACCTCGTCGGCGGACAGACCCAGTGTGTTCGGCGTGTGGCGCCCGGTCGATTCGGCGTCGGTCATGCGGGCGCTCCTACTCGCTCTGGCAGGTCGAGGTTGGCGATGACCGCGGGGAGGACCCCGGGAAATCGGTCGTTGATCTCGTCGGCACGCAGTTCGTGGCGACGGAAGCTGCCGTTCGGCGTGACGCGGAGGATGCCGGCGGCTCGCAGGACCTTCAGGTGATGCGAGAGCGTGGACATGCTCACCTCGGACAAGGCGTCGAACTTGCCGCAGACGACCCCACCGGCCTGCGCCAACTGCCGTACGACACTCAGGCGCACCGGATCGGCGAGGGCGCCGA encodes:
- a CDS encoding nitroreductase family protein: MTDAESTGRHTPNTLGLSADEVLSTTRAVRKRLDLERPVPRDVIEDCLRIALQAPSGRNRQRWDFVFVEDQETRAAVARLWRLGLMAPPPASGGTGPAFSRMNFGSAQWSRIAGSLQHLADHLHEVPVLLIPCLRVESRAELDSVRGQAGAWGSVIPAFWSFMLAARERGIGTAWTTSHLSYEREMAELLGIPYDTVVQVALTPVAYTLGTDFKPGPRAEADAFAHWNRW
- a CDS encoding ArsR/SmtB family transcription factor, whose translation is MRALHHPDLTSVDLATLLGALADPVRLSVVRQLAQAGGVVCGKFDALSEVSMSTLSHHLKVLRAAGILRVTPNGSFRRHELRADEINDRFPGVLPAVIANLDLPERVGAPA